A window of the Tachysurus fulvidraco isolate hzauxx_2018 chromosome 6, HZAU_PFXX_2.0, whole genome shotgun sequence genome harbors these coding sequences:
- the LOC125138327 gene encoding MORC family CW-type zinc finger protein 3-like: MAAQKEGGIPISAVSPRYLHTNSTSHTGPFSAIAELIDNAYDPDVSAKHIWIDKTAIKDQDCLSFMDNGKGMDYDKMHKMLSFGFSDKQVVKGHVPVGLYGNGFKSGSMRLGKDAIVFSKKDNTMCVGLLSQTYLERTGAQNVIVPIVAFTKAGETVGGPRKYEECLHDILTHSLFSTKEELLTEFSAINGPCGTNSTGTRIIIWNLRKMSSSELEFDFLKDRYDIRLPVDVDEVSKEPNNGPESQISPPESEYSLRAYSSILYLKPRMQIIIRGQKVKTQLISRSLAYSIKDTYKPTFLKKGIKITFGYNTKSKEHYGLMMYHKNRLIKAYEPAACQRKANKTGVRVIGVIECDYLTPMHNKQDFEMTEEYRKTIQNVSIKLEEYWKEVRYRRQKSNCSVPVEEDVENPDQNWVQCDHCMNWRKLPDGIDLSKLPDQWFCNLNPDPQFRICTAEEEPEDEDDEPRYQKTYKQDEKNLKLQMEHKRQQIELEQKEANEKLMLALTKDTADVSKTQKDLMCQHKRGSPVQATPDSPTPNSHPQRHADPAPSPISTRKKRPMGPSPENGERKRARKGDSFGRNSPNRPSTSTASPEFCSPKILDNSVDVCDHDDIRQEGQTSTKLENTVLDVLEDKKQQDNLLELLEEVKKERDESRAQLLVSNSQVDKLRSKILELNQSIVKKKQSHNYTQTSPEEAQDYKMLYLQGKEDIKLLQEELSRLKMGKKERERKGQQSMLECDDDLACQMDILLREIDHRNKEREELQVKSLENLNCSLSTSCESLKKDLEEMKRESEKVKVRTEDQVVQPDFPTSFDEEITATSAEASNSERGTDLGIQQKLKLRELTPDLDRQQVNYH, encoded by the exons ATGGCAGcacagaaagagggaggaaTACCTATAAGCGCA GTTAGTCCACGTTATTTGCATACAAACTCTACAAGCCACACTGGGCCCTTCAGCGCTATAGCAGAGCTGATTG ACAATGCTTATGACCCTGATGTCAGTGCAAAGCATATCTGGATAGATAAAACAGCAATCAAAGACCAGGATTGCCTCAGCTTCATGGATAATGGAAAAGGCATGGATTATGACAAGATGCACAAAATGCTCAG ttTTGGCTTCAGTGATAAACAAGTGGTAAAAGGCCATGTTCCAGTTGGTCTTTATGGTAACGGGTTTAAGTCCGGCTCCATGCGCTTGGGAAAGGATGCCATCGTGTTCTCGAAGAAAGACAACACCATGTGTGTGGGTCTTCTATCACAGACTTACCTCGAGAGGACAGGAGCACAGAATGTCATAGTGCCTATTGTCGCATTCACAAAAGCTGGAGAGACTG TCGGTGGTCCACGGAAGTATGAAGAGTGTCTCCATGATATTCTCACCCATTCTTTGTTTAGCACTAAGGAAGAACTGCTAACTGAGTTCAGTGCCATTAATGGCCCATGCGGCACCAACTCCACTGGAACTCGCATCATCATCTGGAACCTTCGCAA AATGTCCTCAAGTGAATTGGAATTTGACTTCTTGAAGGATCGTTATGATATTCGGCTCCCTGTTGATGTTGATGAAGTCAGCAAAGAGCCAAACAACGGGCCAGAGAGCCAAATATCACCACCTGAGAGTGAATATTCACTGCGG GCATACAGCAGTATCTTGTACCTAAAGCCTAGAATGCAGATTATTATACGTGGGCAGAAGGTAAAAACTCAGCTCATCTCCAGAAGCCTAGCATATAGCATTAAGGACACGTACAAACCCACATTTCTC AAAAAGGGAATTAAAATCACCTTTGGCTACAACACTAAAAGTAAAGAACATTATGGATTGATGATGTACCACAAAAACCGCCTCATCAAAGCCTATGAACCTGCTGCCTGCCAGCGTAAG GCCAACAAAACAGGAGTGCGAGTTATTGGGGTGATAGAGTGTGACTACCTTACGCCAATGCACAACAAGCAGGACTTTGAGATGACAGAAGAATACAG AAAAACTATACAAAATGTAAGTATTAAGCTTGAGGAATATTGGAAGGAAGTCCGCTACAGACGTCAGAAATCCAATTGTAGTGTACCTGTTGAAGAAGATGT GGAGAATCCAGATCAAAACTGGGTGCAGTGTGACCATTGTATGAATTGGCGAAAACTTCCTGATGGCATTGATTTGTCTAAGCTTCCAGATCAGTGGTTCTGCAACTTGAACCCTGATCCCCAGttcag GATTTGTACAGCTGAAGAGGAGccagaggatgaggatgatgaaccCAGATACCAGAAAACTTACAAACAGGA TGAGAAAAATCTGAAGTTGCAGATGGAACACAAAAGACAGCAA ATAGAGCTGGAGCAGAAAGAGGCAAATGAGAAGTTGATGTTAGCTTTGACCAAAGATACAGCTGATGTCTCAAAGACACAAAAGGACCTTATGTGCCAGCACAAACGTGGC AGCCCTGTCCAAGCAACACCTGACTCCCCGACACCTAACTCCCATCCCCAGAGACATGCAG ATCCCGCTCCCTCACCTATTTCAACAAG GAAGAAGAGACCCATGGGCCCAAGCCCAGAGAatggagaaaggaagagagccAGAAAAGGAGACAGTTTTGGAAGAAACTCACCAAACAGGCCATCAACATCCACAGCCTCACCTGAGTTCTGTTCCCCAAAAATCCTAGACAATTCTGTTGATGTTTGTGATCATGATGATATAAGGCAAGAAGGTCAGACTTCAACAAAACTGGAAAACACAGTTCTTGATGTGTTGGAGGACAAGAAGCAACAGGATAACCTGCTGGAACTCCTGGAGGAAGTGAAaaaggagagagatgagagcCGCGCTCAGTTGCTTGTCTCCAACTCACAAGTGGATAAGCTGAGGAGCAAGATTCTGGAGCTCAACCAAAGCATTGTGAAGAAGAAACAAAGCCACAATTACACACAGACCAGCCCAGAGGAGGCACAAGACTACAAAATGCTCTACTTGCAGGGAAAAGAAGATATAAAGCTGCTCCAAGAAGAGCTTAGTCGGCTGAAgatgggaaaaaaagagagggagagaaaaggcCAGCAATCTATGTTAGAGTGTGATGATGATCTGGCTTGTCAAATGGACATTCTGTTAAGGGAAATTGATCACAGAAACAAGGAGCGAGAAGAGCTACAGGTTAAG AGTCTAGAAAATTTGAACTGCTCTTTGTCGACCTCCTGTGAGAGCCTGAAGAAAGATTTAGaggagatgaagagagaaagtgaaaaggTCAAGGTACGTACAGAAGATCAAGTTGTCCAGCCAGATTTCCCTACTTCCTTCGATGAAGAAATTACAGCAACATCAGCAGAAGCCTCCAACTCAGAAAGAGGGACAGATCTTGGTATACAGCAGAA GCTCAAATTAAGAGAACTCACCCCTGATCTGGACCGTCAGCAGGTGAATTACCATTGA